In one window of Sinorhizobium chiapasense DNA:
- a CDS encoding ABC transporter permease, protein MNRPSLRLRLAAQGFDATTLLVLPGLAVMVALFVYPFVYGIVDSLMPREGVWYSNYTRFFTDRFQFATIGATLWLALPVTIVNMALALPIAFRVRLMSRQRLLTTILVLPITLGTVFVADGLLTFLGPQGWFNRALILVGLLDAPVKLTNNYWGVFASLLITGFPFAFLLTLSYVTGIDPAIEQAAATLGAGPRQRFFRVYLPLLVPGLAVTFCLAFVQAFAVFPSAVLLGAPAGPTRVISIAAYQAAFEQYDHSMGSAIAIIMGLVELVVVVAVLALRSLFYRGPAGGTKG, encoded by the coding sequence ATGAACAGGCCTTCCCTTCGATTGCGGCTCGCCGCCCAGGGTTTCGACGCGACGACGCTGCTCGTCCTGCCCGGACTTGCGGTGATGGTCGCGCTGTTCGTCTATCCGTTTGTTTACGGCATCGTCGATTCGCTGATGCCGCGCGAGGGCGTCTGGTATTCGAACTATACCCGCTTCTTCACTGACCGCTTCCAGTTCGCAACGATCGGCGCGACGCTCTGGCTCGCGCTGCCGGTGACGATCGTCAACATGGCGCTGGCGCTGCCGATTGCCTTTCGCGTGCGGCTGATGAGCCGGCAGCGACTGCTGACGACGATCCTGGTGCTGCCGATCACGCTCGGCACGGTATTCGTCGCCGATGGCCTGTTGACCTTTCTCGGTCCGCAGGGCTGGTTCAACCGTGCCTTGATCCTTGTCGGGCTTCTCGATGCGCCGGTGAAGCTCACCAACAACTATTGGGGCGTCTTCGCCTCGCTGCTGATCACCGGGTTCCCCTTCGCTTTCCTTTTGACGCTCTCCTACGTGACCGGCATCGATCCGGCGATCGAACAGGCGGCCGCAACCCTCGGCGCCGGACCGCGGCAGCGTTTCTTCCGGGTCTACCTGCCGTTGCTCGTGCCGGGCCTCGCCGTCACCTTCTGCCTCGCCTTCGTCCAGGCCTTCGCGGTGTTTCCTTCCGCCGTGCTGCTCGGTGCGCCTGCCGGGCCGACGCGGGTGATTTCGATTGCCGCCTACCAGGCCGCGTTCGAGCAGTACGATCACTCGATGGGGTCGGCGATCGCGATCATCATGGGCCTCGTCGAACTCGTCGTGGTCGTGGCGGTGCTCGCGCTGCGTTCGCTCTTCTACCGCGGCCCCGCGGGCGGCACGAAAGGGTGA
- a CDS encoding mannitol dehydrogenase family protein encodes MRLSRQTLDRLPATVERPDYDPARLAVGIVHLGIGAFHRAHQAVFTDAVLADDPSWGICGVSLRSPETRDALAPQDGLYTLKVQDGEGEEVQVIGSVVELLCAPEDPEAVLARMANPATRIVSLTITEKGYCHNPATGKLDEGHPDVVHDLQNPARPKSAVGFIVEALARRASAGVPPFTLLSCDNLPSNGHVLKNVVTRFAELRDPALANIIRELASPSTMVDRIVPATTEKDRSDISAAIGVVDAWPIVTEPFRQWVVEDDFPLGRPAWEKAGVVFVDDVAVFEMMKLRLLNGSHSTLAYLGYLAGAETVAEAMALPGMEALIEGLMVEEVSPTLPALPGFDLAAYRRALLQRFRNPALRHRTWQIAMDGSQKLPQRLLGTIRDRIAAKASYDRLALGVAAWMRYARGLDEKGAAIDVRDPLAGRIAAAAQPLPRPEEIVAALLRVTEVFGEDLSSDEAFRDTLVRTLATLMSKGAAAAVKSFA; translated from the coding sequence ATGCGACTCTCACGACAGACACTCGACCGGTTGCCGGCTACCGTCGAACGGCCGGACTACGATCCCGCCCGGCTTGCCGTCGGCATCGTCCACCTCGGCATCGGCGCGTTCCACCGGGCGCACCAGGCAGTCTTCACCGACGCGGTGCTCGCAGACGATCCTTCCTGGGGGATTTGCGGCGTCTCGCTGCGCAGCCCCGAGACGCGCGATGCGCTCGCGCCGCAGGACGGGCTCTATACGCTCAAGGTCCAGGATGGCGAGGGCGAGGAAGTGCAGGTGATCGGCAGTGTCGTCGAACTTCTCTGCGCGCCGGAGGACCCGGAAGCCGTTCTTGCCCGCATGGCCAACCCGGCGACGCGGATCGTTTCACTGACGATCACCGAGAAGGGCTATTGCCACAATCCGGCGACGGGCAAGCTCGACGAAGGTCATCCCGACGTCGTCCATGACCTTCAAAATCCGGCGCGGCCGAAGTCGGCGGTCGGCTTCATCGTGGAAGCGCTTGCGCGTCGGGCGAGCGCCGGCGTGCCCCCGTTCACGCTGCTCTCCTGCGACAATCTTCCATCCAACGGCCACGTGCTCAAGAACGTCGTGACGCGCTTCGCGGAACTGCGCGATCCGGCCCTCGCCAATATTATCCGCGAGCTTGCCTCGCCGTCGACCATGGTCGACCGGATCGTACCGGCGACGACGGAAAAGGACCGGTCGGACATTTCCGCGGCGATCGGCGTTGTCGATGCCTGGCCGATCGTGACCGAACCGTTCCGTCAGTGGGTGGTGGAGGATGACTTTCCGCTCGGCCGCCCGGCCTGGGAGAAGGCGGGGGTCGTTTTCGTCGATGACGTCGCCGTCTTCGAGATGATGAAGCTGAGGCTGCTCAACGGCAGTCATTCGACGCTCGCCTATCTCGGCTACCTTGCCGGGGCCGAAACGGTCGCCGAAGCCATGGCGCTGCCTGGCATGGAGGCGCTGATCGAAGGATTGATGGTCGAGGAGGTCTCGCCCACCTTGCCGGCGCTGCCGGGTTTCGATCTCGCCGCCTATCGCCGGGCGCTGCTTCAGCGGTTCCGCAATCCGGCGCTGCGCCACCGGACGTGGCAGATCGCCATGGACGGATCGCAGAAGCTGCCGCAGCGACTGCTCGGCACCATCAGGGACCGTATCGCGGCGAAGGCGTCCTATGACCGCCTGGCGCTCGGCGTCGCCGCCTGGATGCGCTACGCGCGCGGCCTGGACGAAAAGGGCGCCGCCATCGATGTCCGCGACCCGCTTGCCGGCCGTATCGCCGCCGCGGCGCAGCCGCTGCCACGGCCCGAAGAGATCGTGGCCGCGCTTCTCCGCGTCACGGAGGTATTCGGCGAAGATCTGTCGTCGGACGAAGCGTTCCGCGACACGCTCGTTCGCACGCTCGCCACGCTGATGTCCAAGGGCGCGGCCGCGGCGGTCAAATCCTTCGCGTGA
- a CDS encoding sugar ABC transporter ATP-binding protein, which yields MTKLRLSGVSKAYGATLALRRGDLEVMAGEVHVLMGSNGSGKSTLCKIIAGSVRPDAGKILIDNRPVTITGPHSAHAEGIGIFYQELSLAAHRSVEENICLAALPIKSHLFVDRALLKQRAARYIRLFEEVAGEGFSADALVGNLRPDQRQLVEIMKALASEAPIMIFDEPTSALDRAQVDRFFEILRDLKRQDRGVIFISHRMDEIKAIGDRVTIIRDGETITTLNLAETDAASVIRLMVGGSGDMPASQSSAPAVVNGKDGAAMTVRNLSGRGFRNVSFEVAKGEILGFGGLHGQGQSALLRAIFGAGSIGSGEVLIGDGRFDVSSPREAIRRGCAYVSGDRGRDGVISGRPIIENVTPIHYLRDRLMIARPSKLRDKVVPALQSMHTKFASLFHPINSLSGGNQQKVIIARWLIDRPDVLLLDDPTKGIDLSAKADLFALIRQLAAEGLGILLYSSEDAELLGNANRILVFNGGSVSRELTGAERTRYNLYQAAYEAA from the coding sequence ATGACGAAATTGAGACTGAGCGGCGTAAGCAAGGCTTACGGCGCCACGTTGGCGCTGCGTCGCGGCGATCTGGAAGTCATGGCCGGCGAAGTTCATGTCCTCATGGGCTCGAACGGATCCGGCAAGAGCACGCTTTGCAAGATCATCGCCGGCAGTGTGCGGCCGGATGCCGGGAAGATTCTGATCGACAACAGGCCGGTCACAATCACCGGACCGCACTCGGCGCATGCAGAGGGGATCGGCATTTTCTACCAGGAGCTCAGCCTTGCTGCTCACCGCTCGGTCGAGGAAAACATCTGTCTTGCCGCATTGCCGATCAAATCCCACCTGTTTGTCGACCGGGCTTTGCTCAAGCAGCGTGCAGCGCGCTATATCAGGCTCTTCGAGGAGGTGGCCGGAGAAGGATTTTCCGCCGACGCTCTCGTCGGCAACCTGCGTCCCGACCAGCGGCAGCTCGTGGAGATCATGAAAGCGCTCGCAAGCGAGGCGCCGATCATGATCTTCGACGAACCGACCTCGGCGCTCGACCGGGCGCAGGTCGATCGCTTCTTCGAGATCCTGCGCGATCTGAAGCGGCAGGACCGGGGCGTCATCTTCATTTCCCACCGCATGGACGAGATCAAGGCGATCGGCGACCGGGTGACGATCATTCGCGACGGCGAGACGATCACGACGCTCAATCTCGCCGAGACGGATGCTGCCTCGGTTATCCGGCTGATGGTCGGCGGCTCCGGCGACATGCCGGCTTCGCAGTCGTCGGCCCCCGCCGTCGTCAACGGCAAGGACGGCGCGGCGATGACCGTGCGCAATCTCTCCGGTCGCGGTTTCCGCAATGTCAGTTTCGAAGTCGCCAAGGGCGAAATCCTCGGCTTTGGCGGGCTGCACGGTCAGGGCCAGTCGGCGTTGCTGAGAGCGATCTTCGGCGCAGGGTCGATCGGCTCGGGCGAGGTGTTGATTGGCGACGGCCGCTTTGACGTTTCGAGCCCGCGCGAGGCGATTCGACGCGGCTGTGCCTATGTTTCGGGCGATCGCGGCCGTGACGGCGTCATCAGCGGCAGGCCGATCATCGAGAACGTCACGCCGATCCATTATCTGCGCGATCGCCTGATGATCGCGCGGCCCTCCAAGCTACGCGACAAGGTGGTGCCGGCGCTTCAAAGCATGCACACCAAGTTTGCGAGCCTGTTCCATCCGATCAATTCGCTTTCCGGCGGCAACCAGCAAAAGGTGATCATCGCCCGCTGGTTGATCGACCGCCCCGATGTGCTGCTGCTCGACGACCCGACCAAGGGCATCGACCTTTCGGCGAAGGCCGACCTCTTCGCGCTCATCCGCCAGCTGGCAGCCGAGGGCCTCGGCATCCTGCTCTATTCATCGGAAGACGCCGAATTGCTCGGGAACGCCAACCGCATCCTGGTGTTCAACGGCGGCTCGGTCAGCCGCGAACTGACGGGTGCCGAGCGCACGCGCTACAATCTCTATCAAGCCGCTTACGAGGCCGCGTGA
- a CDS encoding ABC transporter permease: protein MIRDQGLASKLWRFAVWALAGLFVLNLIGVMAAVVMNSFARRWLGTWLPAGWTTRWYFDAWSEFQLSSVVLVTFQVVFAVVLISGMIGVVTAYALARRDFPGKRAVILLFLLPLLIPPLTYGIPLATVLYQVGLGGSFWGVVLINLVPSLPFVILVMIPFIEQIDPRIEAAARVFGAGTGSLFLRILLPLLLPGMLAALLLVLVRTIAMFELTFLIAGPTSQTLVVALYYAVFASGVRASQSIDAMAVVYMVTTLFWLVLALQFVSPTQIVARAKQQQAS from the coding sequence ATGATCCGTGACCAGGGCCTTGCCTCCAAGCTGTGGCGCTTCGCCGTGTGGGCGCTTGCCGGCCTTTTCGTCCTCAACTTGATCGGTGTAATGGCCGCCGTGGTGATGAACTCCTTCGCCAGGCGCTGGCTCGGCACGTGGCTGCCGGCGGGCTGGACGACGCGCTGGTATTTCGACGCCTGGAGCGAGTTCCAGCTTTCGAGCGTGGTTCTTGTCACCTTCCAGGTCGTCTTCGCTGTCGTCCTCATTTCCGGAATGATCGGCGTTGTCACCGCCTATGCGCTGGCCCGGCGGGACTTTCCCGGCAAGCGAGCGGTCATCCTGCTCTTCCTGCTGCCGCTCCTCATCCCGCCGCTCACCTACGGCATTCCGCTGGCGACGGTTCTCTATCAGGTCGGTCTCGGCGGTTCGTTCTGGGGTGTGGTGCTGATCAACCTGGTGCCCTCGCTGCCCTTCGTCATCCTTGTGATGATCCCGTTCATCGAGCAGATCGATCCGCGTATCGAAGCCGCCGCGCGCGTCTTCGGCGCGGGTACGGGCAGCCTTTTCCTGCGTATCCTGCTGCCGCTCCTGCTTCCGGGCATGCTGGCGGCGCTGCTTCTCGTCCTCGTGCGCACGATCGCCATGTTCGAGCTGACCTTCCTGATCGCCGGGCCGACAAGCCAGACACTGGTCGTGGCGCTCTATTATGCGGTCTTCGCGTCCGGCGTGCGTGCCAGCCAGTCGATCGATGCGATGGCGGTCGTCTATATGGTGACAACGCTCTTCTGGCTGGTCCTCGCGCTACAGTTCGTCAGCCCGACGCAGATCGTCGCGCGCGCAAAACAACAGCAGGCTTCATGA
- a CDS encoding ABC transporter ATP-binding protein, with protein sequence MTLPLQNPRQAPTQKQGESRQGARLELDGLRRSFGAYNALDGIDLSIEPGEFIALLGPSGCGKSTALNCVAGLLPLTGGEIRLGGLRIDELEPEKRGFGMVFQSYALFPHMTVRRNVGFGLTMQGIGGAEADKRINDALNLVRLGSQANKLPGQLSGGQQQRVAIARAVVIRPPVVLMDEPLSNLDAKLRLEMRAEIRGIHDQIGSTTIYVTHDQDEALSLADRIVVMSQGRIMQIGTPEDLYQRPVHVEVADFMGFRTRLPGRVLSVSGSEAEIEAAGARLTGTMRDPLKPGNAAILSVRPEDLVAVDGGDGIQVTVNSMEYRGRAFFGMAHAADGSELYFRADHALPRGAAARLQPVAGRALLFKGQPA encoded by the coding sequence TTGACCCTGCCGCTTCAAAACCCAAGACAGGCGCCGACGCAGAAACAAGGCGAGTCAAGACAGGGCGCGCGTCTGGAGCTTGACGGACTGCGCCGCTCGTTCGGCGCCTACAACGCACTCGACGGCATCGACCTCTCGATCGAGCCGGGCGAATTCATCGCGCTTCTCGGACCCTCGGGCTGCGGCAAGTCGACGGCACTCAACTGCGTTGCGGGCCTCTTGCCGCTCACAGGCGGCGAAATCCGCCTCGGCGGCCTGCGGATCGACGAGTTGGAGCCGGAAAAGCGCGGCTTCGGCATGGTGTTCCAGAGCTATGCGCTCTTTCCGCACATGACCGTGCGCCGCAATGTCGGCTTCGGCCTTACCATGCAGGGCATTGGCGGTGCCGAGGCGGACAAGCGAATCAACGACGCGCTCAACCTCGTCCGTCTCGGCTCGCAGGCCAACAAGCTGCCGGGGCAACTGTCCGGCGGCCAGCAGCAGCGCGTCGCCATTGCCCGCGCCGTCGTTATCCGGCCCCCGGTCGTGCTCATGGACGAGCCGCTCTCCAACCTCGATGCCAAGCTCAGGCTCGAGATGCGCGCCGAAATCCGTGGCATCCACGACCAGATCGGCTCCACCACAATCTATGTGACGCACGACCAGGACGAGGCGCTTTCGCTCGCCGATCGCATTGTCGTGATGAGCCAGGGCCGCATCATGCAGATCGGCACTCCTGAAGATCTCTACCAGCGGCCGGTCCATGTCGAGGTGGCGGATTTCATGGGCTTCCGCACCCGGCTTCCCGGACGGGTCCTGTCGGTCTCCGGCAGCGAGGCGGAAATCGAGGCGGCCGGCGCACGGCTCACGGGCACAATGCGCGACCCGCTGAAGCCGGGTAATGCTGCCATCCTTTCCGTGCGCCCGGAAGATCTTGTAGCCGTCGACGGCGGCGACGGAATTCAGGTCACGGTGAACAGCATGGAATATCGCGGCCGCGCCTTCTTCGGCATGGCGCATGCCGCTGACGGCTCGGAACTCTATTTCCGTGCGGATCATGCGTTGCCGCGCGGTGCCGCCGCAAGACTGCAGCCGGTCGCCGGCCGCGCTCTGCTCTTCAAGGGGCAGCCGGCATGA
- a CDS encoding glycosyltransferase family 2 protein: MDPVKLSICIPTYNRARFLENALGRFVDSYQIPFSFEIVISDNASTDNTREIVETFAGKGLPIRHFRQLENRGVDPNLGSAFRHAAGEYAIYLADDDMLAVDGLVEAIAYLDRNPKLSACFAPWHIHNEVEGRDTELFYNVDADSKFDKDEFERLFAFIVERHIFPEIGIYRTAALRTSWLPRHFAYWAFSNLAHFLERGGVAFLKKPFYRQVVQSKLGRDRPQAGHDELLTAWDRYRGGLEYFLHVGAKRGAVRMTPDRRTARDAQIRQFTSVRMAVAMRMWAAKKDYVKAYEIYTRMALAGFEHHPTARQLKDSLPLMVAVQTLAWQVNAAAEVNRVILHGVDSPSSLEGLLRELGLRQDIAVVAPAPELEANEIARTAVFVVAENDRQQFLAQGYSPNLVLSESDIVGNVVV; the protein is encoded by the coding sequence GTGGATCCCGTCAAGCTCAGCATCTGCATCCCGACCTACAATCGAGCGCGGTTCCTGGAGAATGCGCTCGGCCGCTTCGTCGACAGCTACCAGATCCCGTTCAGCTTCGAGATCGTCATCTCCGACAACGCTTCCACGGACAACACCCGGGAGATTGTCGAGACGTTCGCCGGCAAAGGGTTGCCCATCCGCCATTTCCGCCAGCTGGAAAATCGCGGCGTCGACCCGAATCTCGGCAGCGCCTTCCGCCACGCGGCGGGCGAGTATGCGATCTATCTCGCGGACGATGACATGCTGGCGGTCGACGGTCTTGTCGAGGCCATTGCCTACCTCGACAGGAACCCGAAACTCTCCGCCTGTTTTGCGCCGTGGCATATTCATAACGAGGTCGAAGGTCGGGACACCGAACTTTTCTACAATGTCGATGCCGATAGCAAATTCGACAAGGACGAATTCGAGCGGCTCTTCGCTTTCATCGTCGAGCGGCACATCTTTCCCGAGATTGGAATCTACCGGACCGCGGCGCTGCGCACATCCTGGCTGCCGCGCCATTTCGCCTACTGGGCGTTCTCCAATCTCGCGCATTTTCTCGAAAGGGGCGGCGTCGCGTTTCTGAAGAAGCCCTTCTACCGACAGGTCGTCCAGTCAAAGCTAGGGCGGGATCGCCCCCAGGCCGGCCACGACGAACTGCTGACCGCCTGGGACCGCTACCGGGGCGGCCTGGAATATTTCCTCCACGTCGGCGCCAAGCGTGGAGCCGTACGCATGACACCCGACCGGCGCACGGCACGGGACGCGCAGATCAGGCAGTTTACCTCCGTCCGCATGGCGGTTGCGATGCGCATGTGGGCGGCCAAGAAAGACTACGTCAAGGCCTATGAAATCTATACGCGCATGGCGCTCGCCGGATTCGAGCACCACCCGACGGCGCGGCAACTGAAGGATTCCTTGCCGCTGATGGTGGCCGTGCAGACGCTTGCGTGGCAGGTCAACGCCGCCGCGGAGGTCAACCGCGTGATCCTGCATGGCGTCGACAGTCCGTCGTCGCTCGAAGGCCTGCTGCGTGAACTCGGCCTGCGCCAGGACATCGCCGTCGTTGCCCCCGCGCCGGAGCTCGAGGCAAATGAGATCGCGCGCACGGCCGTCTTCGTCGTTGCCGAAAACGATCGTCAACAGTTCCTCGCGCAAGGTTATTCGCCGAACCTCGTTCTCTCAGAAAGCGACATCGTCGGCAACGTCGTGGTCTGA
- a CDS encoding extracellular solute-binding protein: MKITRRNFVGGVAGMAGLSLIPTRGFAQAKAPSAPVTITVVDVAGNLALTQGMFENYAAAKPEWVSSFAFTKAPAPELPSKIKAQQAAGKVDIDLVLTGTDALSAGLDQGLWVDLAAHKASLPNLESILLPQAFKMQALAKDQGVVITYYPSGPLIEYIPERVATPPKTAAELLEWTKANPKRFMYARPANSGPGRTFLMGLPYLLGDSDPRDPVNGWSKTWEYLKALGENIEYYGTGTTQVMKELGEGTRDIVVTTTGWDINPRVLGIVPAEAKVGTLEGFHWVTDAHYAVIPKGVSEEKIAVLLDVINFILQPQQQAIAFDEGYFYPGPAAKGVTLDMAPQESQDAIAEFGRPEYDDWIANNPLEVPLEPAKLVDAFRIWDEQIGASKG, encoded by the coding sequence ATGAAGATCACACGCAGAAATTTTGTCGGCGGCGTTGCCGGCATGGCGGGGTTAAGCCTGATCCCCACCCGCGGCTTTGCGCAGGCCAAGGCGCCGTCGGCTCCGGTCACGATCACGGTCGTCGACGTTGCCGGTAACCTGGCGCTGACGCAAGGCATGTTCGAGAACTACGCGGCGGCAAAGCCGGAATGGGTGTCGAGCTTCGCCTTCACCAAGGCGCCCGCCCCCGAGCTGCCGTCGAAGATCAAGGCCCAGCAGGCCGCCGGCAAGGTCGATATCGACCTCGTTCTCACCGGCACCGACGCGCTTTCCGCCGGGCTCGACCAGGGGCTCTGGGTGGATCTCGCCGCGCACAAGGCGAGCCTCCCGAACCTTGAAAGCATCCTCCTGCCGCAGGCCTTCAAGATGCAGGCTCTCGCGAAGGACCAGGGCGTCGTCATCACCTATTACCCGTCCGGTCCGCTGATCGAATATATTCCGGAGCGCGTCGCGACACCGCCGAAGACGGCCGCCGAGCTTCTCGAATGGACCAAGGCCAATCCGAAGCGCTTCATGTATGCGCGCCCGGCCAATTCCGGTCCCGGCCGCACCTTCCTGATGGGGCTCCCCTATCTGCTCGGCGACAGCGACCCGCGCGATCCGGTCAACGGCTGGAGCAAGACTTGGGAATATCTGAAGGCGCTCGGCGAAAACATCGAGTACTACGGCACCGGAACGACGCAGGTGATGAAGGAACTCGGCGAGGGCACCCGCGACATCGTCGTCACCACTACCGGCTGGGATATCAACCCGCGCGTGCTCGGCATCGTTCCGGCCGAGGCGAAGGTCGGTACCCTCGAAGGCTTCCACTGGGTGACCGATGCGCATTATGCGGTCATTCCGAAGGGCGTGTCCGAGGAAAAGATTGCCGTCCTTCTCGACGTCATCAACTTCATCCTCCAGCCGCAGCAGCAGGCGATCGCCTTTGACGAGGGCTATTTCTACCCGGGTCCGGCGGCGAAGGGCGTGACGCTCGACATGGCGCCGCAGGAAAGCCAGGACGCCATCGCCGAGTTCGGGCGACCGGAATACGATGACTGGATCGCCAACAACCCGCTCGAGGTTCCGCTTGAGCCGGCGAAGCTCGTCGATGCGTTCCGCATCTGGGACGAACAGATCGGCGCATCGAAGGGCTGA
- a CDS encoding ABC transporter substrate-binding protein: MKKLIAVALSTVASIVISASAVNAETFKIGLSNGWVGSEWRTQMIDEAKAAAAAWKDKGVDVEVSVQSANVDVPGQIAHIRNFIAEGVNAIIVNPNSPTAFDPIFAQAKEAGVLVIATDAEVSSPDALYVGIDQTAWGAAGAKWLAETLGGKGKVVAINGVAGHPANEMRVAGYKQVFKDYPDIQIVNEVNANWDQAQGQQAMQNILATYPDVNGVVVQDGMAAGAWKSIMDAGKTGQIAATGEIRKDFIDLWVTDKLNSGATVNPPGVMASALNVAVLMLQGRELKEPAKAGQYGNALYLPIPFIDSKNLGDAAKQLEGKPGYYSYTSSLSIEDAEALFK, from the coding sequence ATGAAAAAGCTTATCGCAGTAGCGCTCAGCACAGTTGCGTCCATCGTCATCTCGGCATCGGCAGTCAACGCGGAGACCTTCAAGATCGGTCTCTCGAACGGTTGGGTCGGCAGCGAGTGGCGCACCCAGATGATCGACGAGGCCAAGGCCGCCGCCGCCGCGTGGAAGGACAAGGGCGTCGACGTCGAAGTCTCGGTCCAGAGTGCGAATGTCGACGTTCCCGGGCAGATCGCCCATATCCGCAACTTCATCGCGGAAGGCGTGAACGCCATCATCGTCAACCCGAACAGCCCCACCGCCTTCGACCCGATCTTCGCCCAGGCGAAGGAAGCCGGCGTCCTGGTCATCGCGACGGATGCGGAAGTTTCGTCTCCGGATGCGCTCTATGTCGGCATCGACCAGACTGCCTGGGGTGCCGCCGGTGCGAAATGGCTTGCCGAAACGCTGGGCGGCAAGGGCAAGGTCGTCGCGATAAACGGCGTTGCCGGACACCCGGCTAACGAGATGCGCGTGGCAGGCTACAAGCAGGTCTTCAAGGACTATCCGGACATCCAGATCGTCAACGAAGTCAATGCCAACTGGGATCAGGCGCAGGGCCAGCAGGCGATGCAGAACATCCTTGCGACCTATCCTGACGTGAACGGCGTCGTGGTGCAGGACGGCATGGCCGCCGGTGCCTGGAAATCGATCATGGACGCCGGCAAGACCGGCCAGATCGCCGCAACGGGCGAGATCCGCAAGGACTTCATTGATCTCTGGGTCACGGACAAGCTGAATTCCGGCGCGACCGTCAACCCGCCGGGTGTCATGGCGAGCGCGCTGAATGTCGCCGTGCTGATGTTGCAGGGCAGGGAACTGAAGGAGCCCGCCAAGGCCGGCCAGTACGGTAACGCTCTCTACCTGCCGATTCCGTTCATCGATAGCAAGAACCTGGGCGATGCGGCAAAGCAGCTCGAAGGCAAGCCTGGCTACTATTCCTACACCAGCTCGCTTTCGATCGAAGACGCGGAAGCCCTCTTCAAGTGA